The window CTCCTCCACCAGCCCGACCACGACACCACTGGGAAGGTCTTGCCTGGCTATGTCATTCCTGGAGGGGAACTTTGCACAGCTGCACCAGACGCCGCTCATACGCATCATTCAGAGGTTGGGCTTTGGGCAATTGAATACTGGTCCACTTCGAGAATCGCGCGAGGACCTCCTTTTTCGTGGCGCAACCCTCCTCACCCTGGGGTTGCGGTTCTGACCCCGTTTCTGATCAGCTGGGGCAGCCGAGGATGCAAAGACAACCCGAGCGGGCAAACGCAAGATTTCGGGTGTGGACATCCGATGCCTAGGAAAAGTTGGGTGTCCCGATTCGCAGAAATCTTTGAGGGTTCTTGAATCCCCGGCGGCGAGCATCTCGCGCAGCACGGGGACGAGGAGCGGATTCTTGTTGTTCATGGTTCACCTCCGATTCGGCCACGACGGGAAAGCGAACGCGACCGGAGGCGAACCGGTAGGCTACGCTCTGAGGAAGTGCCGACCGTCCCCGTCACAAGTCGCGTTGCGCCCGCATTGCCTTCCCAGGTCTTCAGGGTTTTCTGGGATCAATTTGCGGGTCGCGTTCGGGCAACTATGACTGCCGTCCGACTCGTCCACAGCAAATCCGCCTTTTATTCGTGTCATGTTGGTCGGTTACTGCGCACCCTTTCTTGGGGGACCTGACGGCTTGGGCATCCGCCGGGAGCGAAGCCCTTCAGGTGCAAGCCCGTGTTAGCCACCTCTATTTTGCGGGCCGAATCCCAAGAACGTTGGGCACTGGCCACGCCTAGGTGTTCGTATCATCCTCCCGAAAGCCAGTTTCGAAACTCCCAAAAAGGTCGATCTCCTGACCTCCGGCTTTCAAATACAGCTGCGCCTCCGGCCCACCCTCCAAATGCTGGGCCGCGACAATCCCAATCTCGGCTGATAGGAGTTCTCGATTCAGATCATGCATCGTGAATGGGGACCTGGAAAAAATGAACAAGATGCGGCCCTCGCTATCTTCCCCGAGAGCAGCCTCGCTCCACATGTTCTCCTGCTGACCCCATCTGTTCTTGCCCGGCCGCTTGATCAGCCTCAGATTCTGAACTGCTGATTGGTATCTCTGCAGAATCAAGTCCAAGCTGGCGCCAGGTTCGTCCAGGTCAAAGATATGAAATGGGGGAGCTTCGCTGCGTGGACGTGGATCGAACGCAGCGACCGATTGATAGCTGTTCACCTGGGCGCTGTTTGTGTGGCCGCGAGATCGCAGAAACCCCGG is drawn from candidate division KSB1 bacterium and contains these coding sequences:
- a CDS encoding phosphodiester glycosidase family protein, translated to MRRTLAAVSVTILFVLSWVEMWAQTHDWMQLESGLDVRFVEAQQHTPVGNSRITVVGLDPGRWQLVFIGRSNTNEPHGLTAREWCARYNLKAAINAGMFGSDYKTHPGFLRSRGHTNSAQVNSYQSVAAFDPRPRSEAPPFHIFDLDEPGASLDLILQRYQSAVQNLRLIKRPGKNRWGQQENMWSEAALGEDSEGRILFIFSRSPFTMHDLNRELLSAEIGIVAAQHLEGGPEAQLYLKAGGQEIDLFGSFETGFREDDTNT